In the Brassica napus cultivar Da-Ae chromosome A7, Da-Ae, whole genome shotgun sequence genome, one interval contains:
- the LOC106353165 gene encoding putative callose synthase 6, whose translation MEASSSGTAELPRSLSRRAAPSRATTMMIDRPNEDASAMDSELVPSSLASIAPILRVANEIEKDNPRVAYLCRFHAFEKAHRMDDTSSGRGVRQFKTYLLHRLEKEEVETKPQLAKSDPREIQAYYQNFYEKYIKEGETSRKPEEMARLYQIASVLYDVLKTVVPSPKVDYETRRYAEEVERKRDRYEHYNILPLYAVGTKPAIVELPEVKAAFSAVRNVRNLPKRRVHMPSNAPDEMRKARSRRFNDILEWLASEFGFQRGSVANQREHIILLLANADIRNRTDEEYDGLKSSTVTELMDKTFKNYYSWCKYLHREPNLKFPPDCDVQQLQLIYISLYLLIWGEASNVRFMPECICYIFHHMANDVYGILFSNVEAVSGEAYETGEIIDEETFLRNVITPIYQVIRNEARRNKGGTASHSQWRNYDDLNEYFWSRKCFKIGWPLDPNADFFQNSDESTPQNERLNQVTYGKRKPKTNFVEVRTFWNLFRDFDRMWIFFVMAFQAMVIVGWNGSGSLGEIFDKDIFKKVLTVFITSAYLTLLQAALDIILTFNAWKNFKLSQILRYLLKLAVAAMWAVLLPIAYAKSVQRPSGVVKFFSTWTGDWKDKSFYNYAVSFYVLPNILAAFLFLVPPFRRVMECSDMRVIKLIMWWSQPKLYVGRGMHEDMLSLFKYTSFWIMLLISKLSFNYYVEILPLIKPTKMIMNLHIRNYQWHEFFPYANNNVGVVIAVWAPIVLVYLMDAQIWYAIFSTLFGGIHGAFSHLGEIRTLGMLRSRFESIPIAFSRTLMPTEDANRKHADDFGDQKKITNFSQVWNEFIISMRREDKISDRDRDLLLVPSSSGDVSVIQWPPFLLASKIPIAVKMAKDFKGKEDAELFRKVTSDSYMHYAVTESYETLKKIISALLEDEADRRVMNQVFSEVDMSIEKQRFIYDFRMSGLTLLSDKLEKFLRILLSDYEDEGTYKSQLINVFQDVIEIITQDLLVNGHEIVERARIHSPDVKNEKKEQRFEKINIHLIQDKRWRDKVVRLHLLLSVKESAINVPQNLEARRRITFFANSLFMNMPNAPRIRDMLSFSVLTPYYKEDVLYSEEELNKENEDGISILFYLQKIYPDEWTNFLDRLNDPKLLEKDKSEFLREWVSYRGQTLARTVRGMMYYRQALELQCYQEVAGENAKFSVHQAMASNDEHQKAFLERAKALADLKFTYVVSCQVYGNQKKSGDIHNRSCYTNILQLMLKYPSLRVAYVDEREETADAKSPKVFYSVLLKGGAKFDEEIYRIKLPGPPAEIGEGKPENQNHAIIFTRGEALQTIDMNQDNYFEEAFKLRNVLEEFKKERVGRRKPTILGLREHIFTGSVSSLAWFMSNQESSFVTIGQRILANPLRVRFHYGHPDIFDRIFHITRGGVSKASKVINLSEDIFGGFNSTLRGGYVTHHEYIQVGKGRDVGLNPISIFEAKVANGNGEQTLSRDVYRLGHRFDFYRMLSFYFTTIGFYFSSMLTVITVYAFLYGRMYMVMSGAEKEILRLATPNQLAALEQALATQSIFQLGFLMVLPMVMEIGLEEGFRSAIVDFFIMQLQLASVFFTFQLGTKSHYYGRTILHGGSKYRPTGRGFVVFHAKFAENYRLYSRSHFVKGLELLLLLIVYQVYGHSYRSSNLYLYITVSMWFMVGSWLFAPFIFNPSGFEWQKTVDDWTDWKRWLDDRGGIGIPVDKSWESWWSVEQEYLKHTNIRGRILEITLALRFFIYQYGIVYQLNISQNSKSFLVYGLSWVVLLTSLLVLKMVSMGRRKFGTDFQLMFRILKALLFLGFLSVMTVLFVVCELTLTDLSASILAFLPTGWAILLIGQVLRSPIKALGIWDSVKELGRAYEKIMGLVIFAPIAVLSWFPIVSEFQARLLFNQAFSRGLQISMILAGRKDKAASSYK comes from the exons ATGGAAGCTAGTTCAAGTGGAACCGCGGAGCTGCCTCGGTCTCTGTCCAGAAGGGCTGCTCCTTCTCGTGCAACCACTATGATGATTGATAGACCAAACGAAGATGCAAGCGCCATGGATAGCGagcttgttccttcttctcTCGCTTCTATTGCTCCTATTCTTCGCGTTGCTAATGAAATCGAGAAGGATAATCCTCGAGTTGCTTATCTCT GTCGCTTCCATGCGTTTGAGAAGGCTCATAGGATGGATGATACATCAAGTGGACGCGGTGTTCGCCAGTTTAAGACCTATCTTCTACATAGGCTGgagaag gaaGAAGTGGAAACAAAGCCTCAGCTTGCAAAAAGCGATCCTAGAGAGATTCAGGCATACTACCAAAACTTCTATGAGAAGTATATCAAAGAAGGAGAAACATCAAGAAAACC AGAAGAGATGGCAAGGCTTTATCAAATCGCTTCGGTGTTGTATGATGTTCTGAAGACTGTTGTACCTTCTCCTAAAGTGGATTATGAG ACACGTAGATATGCGGAAGAAGTTGAAAGGAAGAGGGATAGATATGAGCACTACAACATTCTTCCTTTGTATGCTGTTGGGACTAAACCAGCTATTGTGGAACTTCCTGAG GTCAAGGCTGCATTCAGTGCGGTTCGTAATGTGCGCAACCTTCCTAAACGAAGAGTTCATATGCCATCTAATGCACCTGATGAAATGCGCAAGGCTAGAAGTAGACGTTTCAATGACATACTTGAATGGCTTGCTTCTGAGTTTGGGTTTCAG AGAGGGAGTGTGGCGAATCAGAGGGAGCACATCATACTGCTTCTTGCTAATGCTGATATTAGAAACAGAACTGATGAAGAATATGATGGG TTGAAATCAAGCACAGTCACCGAGTTGATGGACAAAACGTTTAAAAACTATTACTCATGGTGTAAATATTTGCACCGTGAGCCCAATCTCAA GTTTCCACCAGACTGTGATGTGCAACAGCTGCAGCTTATCTATATTTCTCTGTACCTTTTAATATGGGGTGAAGCCTCAAATGTTAGATTCATGCCTGAGTGTATCTGCTATATTTTTCACCAT ATGGCAAATGATGTCTATGGGATTCTGTTTAGCAATGTTGAAGCTGTAAGTGGTGAGGCATATGAAACAGGAGAGATAATTGATGAAGAAACATTTCTGAGAAATGTTATAACTCCTATCTATCAAGTCATACGCAAT GAAGCAAGAAGGAACAAGGGTGGCACAGCAAGCCATTCACAATGGAGAAACTATGATGATTTGAATGAATACTTTTG GTCTAGAAAATGCTTCAAGATAGGATGGCCTCTGGACCCTAATGCAGATTTTTTCCAAAACTCTGATGAGTCAACTCCACAGAACGag AGGCTGAATCAAGTCACTTACGGGAAGAGAAAGCCTAAGACCAACTTTGTTGAAGTCCGCACATTCTGGAACCTCTTCAGAGATTTTGATCGAATGTGGATATTCTTTGTCATGGCTTTTCAG GCTATGGTAATAGTAGGATGGAATGGTTCTGGATCTCTGGGTGAAATTTTTGACAAGGATATCTTCAAGAAAGTGTTAACCGTCTTCATTACTTCAGCATATCTGACTCTTTTACAAG CTGCATTGGATATCATCCTTACTTTTAATGCCTGGAAGAATTTCAAGTTGTCCCAGATACTGCGTTACCTTCTGAAACTAGCAGTAGCAGCTATGTGGGCTGTGCTGCTCCCAATTGCTTATGCAAAATCTGTCCAACGCCCAAGTGGAGTTGTGAAGTTCTTCAGCACTTGGACTGGGGACTGGAAGGACAAGTCTTTTTATAACTATGCAGTTTCATTCTATGTGTTACCAAACATACTAGCCGCTTTCTTGTTCCTCGTTCCACCGTTCAGGAGAGTCATGGAGTGTTCAGACATGCGAGTTATCAAGCTTATCATGTGGTGGTCTCAG CCAAAACTATACGTTGGAAGAGGTATGCATGAGGACATGCTCTCTCTTTTCAA GTATACCTCCTTCTGGATTATGCTACTGATCAGCAAGCTTTCTTTCAACTATTATGTGGAG ATACTACCTCTTATTAAACCAACAAAGATGATAATGAATTTGCACATCCGTAACTACCAGTGGCATGAGTTTTTCCCATATG CAAATAACAATGTTGGAGTGGTTATTGCTGTATGGGCTCCGATTGTACTG GTTTACCTGATGGATGCTCAAATATGGTACGCTATTTTTTCCACACTGTTTGGAGGCATACATGGGGCCTTCAGTCATTTGGGAGAA ATACGGACTCTTGGGATGTTGCGGTCTAGATTTGAGTCAATACCAATTGCCTTCAGCCGCACCCTAATGCCAACAGAAGATGCAAATAGAAAACATGCG GATGACTTTGGGGACCAGAAAAAAATCACTAACTTCTCCCAAGTGTGGAACGAGTTCATAATCTCTATGAGACGTGAGGATAAGATTAGTGACAG AGATAGGGACTTGCTGCTCGTACCGTCTTCTTCTGGTGATGTATCTGTCATCCAATGGCCACCTTTCTTGCTTGCTAGTAAG ATTCCCATTGCTGTGAAAATGGCAAAAGATTTCAAGGGAAAAGAGGATGCTGAACTATTTAGAAAGGTTACAAGTGATAGCTACATGCATTATGCTGTTACTGAGAGCTATGAAACATTGAAGAAGATCATCTCCGCTCTACTTGAAGATGAAGCGGATAGAAG GGTGATGAATCAGGTATTTTCAGAAGTGGACATGAGCATAGAGAAGCAGAGATTCATATATGATTTCAGGATGAGTGGGTTAACACTCCTTAGTGATAAGCTGGAGAAGTTTCTAAGGATCTTG TTAAGTGACTATGAAGACGAGGGGACTTACAAGTCTCAGTTAATTAATGTCTTCCAGGATGTTATTGAAATCATCACTCAAGATCTCTTGGTTAATGGTCATGA AATTGTTGAAAGGGCTCGTATTCATTCTCCTGACGTCAAGAATGAAAAAAAGGAACAGAGGTTTGAGAAGATTAATATTCATCTCATACAGGACAAACGCTGGAGGGACAAG GTTGTTCGGCTTCATTTGCTCTTGTCTGTCAAAGAATCTGCAATAAATGTTCCTCAAAACTTGGAAGCTCGTCGCCGTATCACATTCTTTGCTAATTCTCTTTTCATGAATATGCCTAATGCTCCAAGAATACGAGATATGCTCTCGTTCAG TGTTTTAACTCCTTACTACAAAGAAGATGTTCTATATTCAGAAGAGGAGCTTAACAAGGAGAATGAAGATGGGATCTCAATACTGTTTTACCTACAAAAGATATATCCTG ATGAGTGGACCAATTTTTTGGATCGGCTAAATGATCCTAAGCTTCTTGAGAAAGACAAGTCAGAGTTCCTTAGAGAGTGGGTATCTTACAGAGGTCAAACGCTAGCTAGAACAG TTAGGGGTATGATGTACTATAGGCAGGCTCTGGAGCTTCAATGCTACCAAGAAGTTGCAGGGGAAAACG CCAAGTTCAGTGTACATCAGGCCATGGCATCCAATGATGAGCATCAGAAGGCTTTCCTGGAACGTGCTAAAGCTCTTGCAGATCTCAAGTTCACTTATGTTGTCTCTTGTCAGGTTTATGGGAACCAGAAAAAGTCTGGTGATATACACAACAGGAGTTGCTACACAAACATTCTGCAGCTCATGCTGAA ATATCCATCACTACGGGTTGCTTATGTTGATGAGAGGGAAGAGACAGCAGATGCTAAATCTCCTAAGGTTTTTTACTCTGTACTTCTCAAAGGAGGTGCTAAGTTTGATGAG GAAATCTACCGTATCAAGCTTCCTGGTCCACCAGCTGAAATTGGTGAAGGAAAGCCTGAGAATCAAAACCATGCCATCATATTCACACGTGGTGAAGCGCTGCAAACTATAGATATGAATCAA GACAACTACTTTGAAGAAGCTTTCAAACTAAGAAATGTGTTGGAGGAGTTTAAAAAGGAGCGTGTTGGTAGACGCAAGCCAACCATTTTGGGTCTCAGAGAACATATATTTACCGGAAG TGTTTCTTCATTAGCTTGGTTCATGTCCAATCAAGAGAGTAGCTTCGTGACTATTGGCCAAAGAATCTTGGCAAATCCTCTGAG GGTCCGTTTCCATTATGGCCATCCTGACATATTTGACAGAATCTTTCACATAACAAGAGGTGGTGTGAGCAAGGCTTCTAAAGTGATAAACTTGAGTGAAGATATCTTCGGAG GGTTCAACTCAACTTTACGTGGTGGATACGTTACACATCATGAGTACATTCAAGTTGGAAAGGGACGAGATGTGGGGTTGAACCCTATCTCCATTTTCGAAGCGAAAGTAGCAAATGGGAATGGTGAGCAAACACTAAGTCGTGATGTTTACCGTTTAGGACATAGGTTCGACTTTTACAGGATGCTCTCATTCTATTTCACGACAATTGGATTCTACTTCAGTAGCATG CTCACGGTGATTACGgtttatgcattcttgtatggtcGTATGTACATGGTCATGAGTGGAGCAGAGAAAGAGATCTTAAGGCTCGCAACCCCGAATCAGCTAGCTGCTCTTGAGCAGGCTCTAGCTACACAGTCAATATTTCAGCTAGGGTTCTTGATGGTGTTGCCTATGGTAATGGAGATAGGCTTGGAGGAAGGCTTTCGCTCGGCTATTGTCGATTTCTTCATAATGCAGCTGCAACTAGCTTCCGTGTTCTTCACGTTCCAGCTTGGGACAAAGTCACATTACTACGGGAGAACAATCTTACACGGCGGGTCCAAATACAGACCAACGGGTCGTGGCTTTGTTGTGTTCCACGCCAAGTTTGCTGAGAACTATAGGTTATACTCGAGAAGTCACTTTGTGAAGGGACTAGAGCTACTTCTGTTGCTGATAGTTTATCAAGTCTATGGTCATTCATACCGGAGTTCAAACCTTTATCTATACATAACAGTCTCCATGTGGTTCATGGTTGGTTCTTGGTTGTTTGCGCCGTTCATATTCAATCCTTCAGGGTTTGAGTGGCAAAAGACGGTTGATGATTGGACTGATTGGAAACGATGGTTGGATGATCGTGGTGGTATAGGTATACCAGTTGATAAAAGCTGGGAATCTTGGTGGAGTGTAGAGCAAGAATATCTCAAACATACTAATATTAGAGGGAGGATCTTGGAGATCACACTTGCTCTTCGCTTCTTCATTTATCAGTATGGGATTGTTTACCAGCTCAATATCTCTCAGAACAGCAAAAGCTTTTTG GTTTATGGACTCTCTTGGGTGGTTTTGCTCACATCATTACTTGTGC